The stretch of DNA ATCTTGCTCACCTTGTCTTCCCTGTTATCGCTCAGCCACAGGTGTTTACCGTCCCAGGCGATTCCGGCTGGGGATGGACCGGGGGCGTCTAGGGCAGCGAGGATCGCTCCATCACGCGGATCAACCTTGTAGAGTTTCTTCTCACCGAGGTCTACGTTCCACAGGTAAGTACCATCAAAGGCCAACCCCATCGGCCAGAAGCCCGGTGACGGAATAGATCCGATCTGCTTGCCCTCCGCAGTGAGTTTGTAAATAGTGTCCGTCTTCCGATCGGCGAGCCACAAGTATTTGCCGTCCCAAGTAAGCCCTGTGGGACATGGCCCTGGCGTTGGGAAAGAGTTTAGCACCTGTCCCACTTCTGCCGCTACCGTCTGGCCACCAACAGCCAAGCCTGTCAGGACCAGAAAGAGCCATTTTCTCATCTCGCTTGGTCTCCCTGCTTTTCGGTTTCCTTGATCAGAACTTCCACCGCCTCGGCAAAACTCGAGGCCACCCAGTCCGCGTGGGCAGCTTCCGTCAATGGCGTTTGCTTTACGGCCTTGAGCATGATGGTGCGCAGCCCTGCGTCGTGGGCGCCCTTGATGTCGATATCCGGTCGGTCGCCCACAAACACGGCTTCGCTTGCTTTGGCACCCACGCCAGAGAGGGCCAGCTGGAAAATTTCCCGCCGTGGCTTGCGATATCCCACTTCTGCCGATACGATACAGGCACGAAACCAGTGTAGAATCCCGTGCATCTCCAAAATTCTGCGCACCGCCAGTGCCGACGTGGCGTTTGACACTACGCCCAGCTGGAACCCACGGTGCGCAAGAGTCCGCAACCCCTCTTCAACGCCAGGCAAAAGTCGGCTGCGCTCTTCTTCTGGGTGGAAGTAGGCCTCCACGCAGCGACTTATCAGTTCTCGGCTTACTCCCCTAGCCCCCAGCTCTTTGAGAGCCGTGGCAATGCTTTCAGCCGCGGTCACTTCCTTGCCTGATTCCCGCGCCCGGACAAAGTTCTGCTCGCGGATGCGGAGTAATACCTCCTGCAGGCGGTCTTCCTCAAGCGTCACGCCGTGGCCGTGTAGAATCAGCAACAACCGCTCGACCCCCTCGCGCTCCAACTCGCGCCAGTCCTCATGCTCGTAGACCAGTGTGTCCCCCACGTCAAACAGAACAGCCTTGATGGGCATACGTCCCTCCCCAGAGTTGGACTGC from candidate division KSB1 bacterium encodes:
- a CDS encoding HAD family hydrolase yields the protein MPIKAVLFDVGDTLVYEHEDWRELEREGVERLLLILHGHGVTLEEDRLQEVLLRIREQNFVRARESGKEVTAAESIATALKELGARGVSRELISRCVEAYFHPEEERSRLLPGVEEGLRTLAHRGFQLGVVSNATSALAVRRILEMHGILHWFRACIVSAEVGYRKPRREIFQLALSGVGAKASEAVFVGDRPDIDIKGAHDAGLRTIMLKAVKQTPLTEAAHADWVASSFAEAVEVLIKETEKQGDQAR